GAGCGGTATCCAGGCGGCGCACCCGACCACGAAGATGCCCAGCCATGCGAGCAGGATGACGGGATCGAACGTCCACGACGACGTCACGTGATGCTCAAGGTGCTCACGGCTCATGATGCCCTTGCCCCCCAAGGCGTGCATGGCAAAGCGGTGCAGCAGGTATTCGGCGAGCGTCCAGGCAACCCACCCCCCAACAAAGGCGACGAGCATCCACAGCAATTGGGTCATCGGATCTTCCAATCATCGGCCAGAGCGACCGCTTCGGTGAGTCGTTCGGGGTTGGCACCCCAGCCCCGCAGCAGGTCGCCGCTGAGCAGCCGCCCCATGGTGTGGCCATCGGCGGGCACCCCAACGGGCAGCGAATCGGTTGCCAGTACGCCGTTGAGCGCAGCCAGCCAGCGGACGGCCCGAACCATCGACGAATCGCCGCTGTCGGCCGAGGCGCCGGCGCCGGCGTCTCCGAGCGCCCCTGCCCTGACCGCCTGATCGATCAGTTGGACGGGGACGGTCAGCGCCCCAAGAGCGGCCGGCAACACCCCGGCGGCATCATCGAGGTCTTGGAGGCCGGGGTTTGCCATCAGCCGTTGTTGGAGCCCGAACTCCCTCGGGTACTTCGCGGGGCCGCTCATGGTGAGATCGGAGAAGGCCACCAGGCGAGCCAGCGCCACCGCCTGCGGCTCTGCATCAGCGGGCGCCTGCCACGAGCCCACCGCCTCCCGGGCCACCTGGGCCAGCACCTCCAACGCCTCCCGCTGCAACGCCGCAACGATGGCCGACTTTGAGGGGAAGTAGGTGTACAGCGACGGCGCGGTGAGGTCGGCCCGTTCGCCGATGGCGGCCAGGGTCAGCGCTTCGGGGCCGCCTTCGTCCCAGAGGTCGGCCGCAATGTCGAGCAGTTCGCGACGCCGGGCGATGCGTTTACGGGTTCGACGATCAGTTTCCGTAGCCACGTAGGAAACCTAACGTCATTAGATTTCGGAGTCAAGGGGTACGATCAGGCTGTGAGGGACACCATGCAACAGACCGGCGACGACACCTACGAGGCCACCCTGCGCCGCACCACCGGAGGTGTCGCTCACATCGAGGGCAAGACCTGGGGCGACGTTGGCTTTGGTCAAGGCCTGGCATGCGCTCAGGACAACCTGGCGATCATCGCCGACCAGCTGGTGAAAGTGCGCAGCTCGCTGGCCGCCCACCACGGGCCCGGCGCCGCCGACGCCAACGTAGCCAGCGATCTGGGCTACCTGGCACTCGACGTGCTGGGGCGAGGCCGGGCGATGCGCGAGGCACAACCATCCCATGTGCGGGAGATCATCACGGGCTACGTGGCCGGATACAACCAGGTGGCGGCCGAGGCCCAACACAGCGGTGGCGCGGCCGCGTGGGCCTGCAACTGCGACGGCTCCCCCGCCCGGTGGATCGAGCCGGTGGGCGAAGAGGTGTTTTACGCCTACTTCGCCGACGTGGCCATGATGGCCAGCGGCCGCAACCTGGTGAGCCTCATCGGGCGGGCGGAGGCACCCGGCCCCGAGGGCCCTGTCCCGGCGTCGCCCGACTCGGCCCTGGGACAGACGGCACCCGGCGCCTCCAACGGCTGGGCCGTCGGCGGCGATGTCACCGCCTCCGGCCACGGCATGGTGCTGGGCAACCCGCACTTCCCCTGGTATGGCGAGGCCCGGTTCTGGGAGTGCCACCTCACCCTGCCCGGCGAACTCGACGTGTACGGCGTGTCGTTGCTGGGCCTACCCGGCGTGCAGATCGGCTTCAACCGCACCCTCGCCTGGACCCACACCTTCTCGGGCGGCAGCCGATTCACCCTCAGCAGGCTGGAGCTGCATCCCGGCGAGCCCACCCGCTATCGCTTCGGCGACGAGGTCCGCGACATGACGTCGGCCTGGTACAGCGTCGACGTGCTTGCCCCCGACGGCTCGATCGAGCCGGTGGAACGAACACTGTGGCGCACTCACCACGGCCCGATGGTCAACCTGCCGCTGCTGGGGTGGGGCAACGAGGTCGGCTTCGCCTACCGCGACGCCAACGACACCAACACCGCCGTCCTCGAGCAGTTCGTGGCGGCCAACCGTTGTGCCGACGTGGCCGAGTTGCGCGCCACCTACACCCGGCTGGACGCCATGCCTTGGGCCAACACCCTGGCAGCAGACACATCCGGGGCAGCCTGGTACGCCGACGCGTCGGCCACCCCACACCTGAGCAGCGCAGCTCAGGCCCGATTCACCGGCCGCCTGTCCGAGGACCTGGTGGCCGCCCTGCTGTACGAGAACCGGGTGGCGTTGACCGATGGCAGCGACCCGGACGACGACTGGCTCGACCATCCCGAAGCCGCCCGGCCCGGGTTGGAGCCCTTCGATCGGCACCCCCAGCTGCTGCGCCGCGACATCCTCGTCAACGCCAACGACAGCCATTGGCTGAGCCACCCCGATGACCCTTTGGAGGGATACTCGGTGCTGTGCGGGTTGGAACGCACGCCCCTCAGCCTGCGCACCCGCCAGAACCTGCGTCTGGCCCAGGCGCTGACCCAACGAGGCGGCGTGGACGTCACCGACCTGATCGCGGCCGTGCTCGACGGAGCCTCGCTCAGCGCCGAGTTGCTGAAGGACGAGGTGGTCACCGTCTGTCGAGCCGAGGGTCGCGCCGAAGTCGCCGACGTGTTGACGGCGTGGGGCGACACCGCCGGGCTGAACGACCCCGGCACCGCCCTGTGGCGCGAGATCATGGCCACCATCGGTGCCGCCGACCTCCGCAACGCCGGGACGCTGTTCAAGGTGCCCTTCGACCCCGCCGCGCCGCTGGAGACACCGTCCGGCCTGGCCACCGACCACGGCGCGTTGTTGCGGGCCGTCGACGCCGCCGTCGTTGCGCTGGGGTGTGCGGGCGTTGTCCTCAACACTGCGCTGAGTGAATGCCAGTGGGCCGACCGCAACGGCAAACGGGTGCCGGTGCCGGGCGGAAGCGAAGGGGAAGGGGTGCTGAACGTGCTGGGCCCGTCCGGGGCGCTCAGCCTGGCCACCCGCCAGCCGTTACCCACCGTGAAGGACCCGATCGCCGAACGGGCGGCCACCTCCGGACTCGCTCAAGGCGGCTACCAGGTGACCTACGGTGCGACATTCCTTTTCGCAGTGGAGCTGACCACGAACGGTCCGATTGGGTGGGGCGTGCTGGCGTCGGGGCAAAGCGGCGATCCGAAATCGGCCCACCACGCCGACGGCGCCAGGGCATTCGCCGCCGGAGATCTCCGACCCTTGCTGTTCACCGACACCGACATCGGCTGCGATCCCAATCTGACCAGCCAGGTGGTCGCAGGGACACGGCCCACCTGACAGAGATCACCTGCCGGCGTGAAACGCCCAGGTTTCGACCGGAAGGCGTGCCGGGTCGAACCGGGCGATCAGCTGAGCCATTGCCGGTTCCTCCCCCGGCTTGGCCAGCCCCAAGCTTCGAGCCAGGGCCGCTCGAACCTCGGCCGGCGTCTCCCCCAACGCCTTCCGATCGGCCAGCGTGACGGCACCATCGCGCTTGGCCAGACGCTCGCCGCCAGGACCGAGCACCAGCGGTACGTGAGCAAAGTTGGGAATGGGCAGGCCGAGCAGCCGACCCAGCAGTACCTGTCGCGGGGTGGAGGTCCACAGGTCATCGCCGCGCACCACCTGCTCGACCCCCTCGGCCGCGTCGTCCACCACGACGGCCAGGTTGTAGGCGGCCACACCGTCGCCTCGGCGCAGCACGAAATCATCGACCGTACTGGTGAGTGGGCCCTTCAGCGCATCGGTCACCTGGACCTCGGCGGCGCCGGCATCGAGCCGGAGGGCCGGCGGGCGGCTTTCGGCGCGACGCTCCCGCTCGACCGACCCCAAAGTTCGGCAGCTCCCCGGGTAGGCACCCAGACCAACTTCGCCGTGAGGCGCTGCCGCGGCCTCACGGATCTCACGGCGCGAACAGAAACACGGGTAGGTGCGGCCCTCGTCCTCCAATTGCGTCAGGGCCGACCGGTAGCGGTCGGCGTGCTCGGACTGACGCGTGATCGGCCCATCCCAAGTGAGACCGATCTCCGCGAGGTCACCGAGTTGCTCCGCCTCGGCGACCGGCGCCGCGCCGGTGGTCAGGTCTTCCATGCGCATGGCGAATCGGCCATTGGAGCTGCGGGCGAACAGCCAGGCCAGCATGGCGGTTCGAAGGTTGCCCAGGTGCAGCGGGCCCGAAGGGCTGGGAGCGAACCGACCGTTGGCCATGGCCACCAGTGTCCCATCAAGTGCGGCGCGCGGCCGGCGCAGGCAGACTGGCACGGTGGTCAACAGCACCGAACCGATCGATGCCGACGTGGTTGTGGTGGGGGGCGGCATCGTGGGCCTGGCGGTGGCCTGGGCCGCGCGCCAGAGGCACCCGAACCGCCGCATCGTGGTGCTGGAGCAGGAGCACGAACCGGCCCATCACCAGAGCGGCCGCAACTCGGGCGTGCTGCACAGCGGGCTGTACTACCGGCCCGGCTCGTCGAAGGCCGAGCTGGCGGTGCGGGGTCGGGCGGCGCTGGTGGAATTCGCCGTCGAGCACCGGATTCCGCACCGCATTGGGGGGAAGGTGGTGGTGGCCACCCGCCTCGACCAGCGGGCCAGGCTGGACGAGTTGGCCCGGCGCGGCGCGGCCAACGGTGTCCAGGCCGATCGACTGGGCCCGAACGGGATCGCCGACCACGAGCCCCACGCCGTTGGGATAGCCGGGCTGTTCGTGCCGGAGACCGGAGTGATCGACTACCGGGCTGTCGTGCGTCGCCTCGCCGAGCTGGGACCCGATGACCTACGCCTGGGTTGGAAGGTGATCGAACTGGTCGACGAGCGCTCAGGCGTCAGCATCCACACCGACCACGGCACCGTGCGCGCCGGACAGGTGGTGGCCTGCGCCGGGCTGTGGGCCGACAAGCTGGCAACCGGCGCCGTGGCGCCCATGCCCGGGCCAGATCGACCAGGCGGGCCGCAACCACCGAATCCCCCGGATACCCGGCCCGGCCGTAACTGGTTGCGCATCGTGGCGTTTCGAGGCGAGTACCACCGGCTGGGAGAACGTGCGGGCGACCTGGTGCGGGAACTGATCTACCCCGTCCCCGACCCGGACCTGCCGTTTCTGGGGGTACACCTCAGCCGAGGTGTCGACGGCGAGGTTCACGCGGGACCCAACGCCGTGCTGGCCCTGGCCCGGGACGGTTACACGTGGGGCCGTGTCGATCCGGCCGAGGTGGCGGGCCTGGCAATCAACCCTGCGCTGTGGCGTCTGGCAGGTCGATATTGGCGGGTCGGCATCGACGAGGTCATTCGGTCATGGTCGAGGCGGCGTTTCGCCGACTCGGTATCGGAGCTGGTTCCAGAGATCACGGCCGACGACCTGACGCCCTCACCGGCAGGGGTCCGTGCCCAGGCGCTGCGACGCGACGGCAGCCTGGTGGACGACTTCGTGCTTGCGCGGACCGGCCGGATCACCCACGTGCTGAACGCGCCGTCACCGGCCGCAACCGCAAGCCTGGCCATCGGGGAGCGCGTCGCCGAGGAGTTGCGCTGACCGGACCCGGGGCGGTGGAGCGGTGGAGCTGTGGAGCTGTGGAGCTGTGGAGCTGTGGAGCTGTGGAGCTGTGGAGCTGTGGAGTACCTGAGGAAAAAGACGACCGGCCCCCACTGAGGGGGGCCGGTCAGCGTTCGCACGTCACGTAAGGGGGGAGAACGGAGTGCGAACGGAAGATGGAGATTCGGGGACCCGAGGGGGGGGAGGGTGGGTCCCCGATCTCCAGAACTTCGGGTCATCGCCGTCGGGGGGACAGCGGCGGAGACCCGATGGGCGGCGTGTTGCCGCCCGGCCGATCAGGCGGCCGACTTCTTGGCGGCACGCACTGGCTTGGGCTTGCGGTCCAGCCACTTGTTGGTGACCGGAGCGGCGGCCTTGGCCACGGCGAGGGCGACGTCCTTCGACGTGTCGAGCAGCTTGCCGGCGAAGTCGAAGTGGGCGTTCAGCACCTCTTCGGGGGTCGGCAGCTTCTCGGCCATGGGCACGGGGCGCAATGCGACCTCGACCCGCTCCTGGACGAACTTGGTGGCGGTCTCGGTGGCGTTCACGGCCGGGCTCTTGGCCTTGCCGAGACCGTCGACAACCTGGTCCTGAACTTCAACTACTCGATCAAGGATGGTGGTGCTCATATTGGTGCCTCCTGGCGGGGCCCGATCTGGAGTGCCGAGCCGCTTGCTCTTCGTTGGAACACTGCTAACTGTAGCTAGCGATGCAACTGGAGTCAACTCAGTGCTAGCAAAAGTAAGCATGACGTTTGTCACCGAATTGCGACACGTCTCCACCGGGAGCCTCGCCTCAGTCGCTGATCGACCCAATTCCCGACAAACCTTGTCGGGATTAGGAACCTCCGAGATACCCGACTACTTTAGTCGGGTATTGAGGCGGTCACGCCGTACCGGCGTGACCGCCATCATCGACCCAGACCTCCCGACGAGGGATGGGATCAGAACACACCCCCAGCAACGAACCACAAGGAGTCAGACCATGGCCGTACGCCTCGGAGACGAAGCACCCGATTTCACCGCCGACACCACCGACGGAGAACTCAGGTTTCACGAATGGAAAGGTGACAGCTGGGCGGTTCTGTTCAGTCACCCGAAGGACTTCACCCCCGTCTGCACCACCGAGTTGGGCACCGTCGCCAAGCTGAAGGACGAGTTCGAGAAGCGCAACACCAAGGTGATCGGGCTCTCCGTCGACCCCATCGAGGACCATCACGAATGGGCAAAGGACATCGAGGAGACCCAGGGCGCCGCCTTGAACTTCCCCATGATCGCCGATCCCGATCGCGTCGTCGCCGACCTCTACGACATGATCCACCCCAATGCCAGCAACACCTTGACCGTCCGGTCGGTGTTCGTCATCGGTCCGGACAACACGGTGAAGCTGACACTCACCTACCCGGCGTCAACGGGGCGCAACTTTCAGGAACTGTTGCGGGTCATCGATTCGCTGCAGTTGACCTCGGAGCGCAAGGTGGCAACCCCGGCCGATTGGACCGACGGGGATCGGGCAATCATCGTTCCGGCGCTCTCCAATGAAGACGCCAAGGAACTGTTCCCCCAGGGCTGGGAGGAGCAGAAGCCCTACCTGCGCCTGGTCGACCTCAACGGTTAAGGCAACACCCGACGCCAGAGCCGACGCCACCCCTTGGGTTTGACCGCCAGATCCTCCCAGGCAACCTCGGCCGAGCGCACCCAGTCCTCGGCCCGATCGTCACCCACCGAGGTGGCGATTTGGGCCGAGCCCAGGGCCACAATCGCACCGGCCAATCGGTCGCCGGTGGCCCCAACCTGAGCACGAGCGCCCTCGATCGCCACGATCGCGTCGGTTGGCCGATCGGTGCGGGCTGCGGCCACAGCGACCGACAACAGCGCCAACGCCCGGTCATGGTAGGTGGCACGTTGGGATGCCAAGACCAGGCGTTCCAACACCTCGGACCGCTCGGGCTGATCGCCGACCGCCTCTGCCAGCGCGGCAACGGCCCCGAGCGCCGGGTAACGCGAGGCGGCAGCAGCAAGCTCCGGCAACACCCCACCGGTCTCTGACGATTCGCCCGGGCCATCGGTCGGATCGGACGCCGCCTCGACATCACCCGCTCCACCGCCGGCCCCCTCGCAGACACCCGCGTCCTCGCCGGAGCGAGCCCCGGGGTCAGCGCTGTCATCGGGGCCGACATCGTCGGGGTACGCCGGACCCGCCACCGCCAGCAGTGGCTCGTCCGGGGGGAAGGGGGTGCCAGGCTCGACAGCCGCGTCGGCCGTGGCCGGGTCGGCACCGGTCGTCGGCGAAAGATTGCTGAGGTGGAGCGACCAACTGGGTGGGCGTTCCATCTGTGCAGAGACCCGCCTGACGTCATCCCACGTATCGGCACCCTCACCGCCGTCGAGTCGCTCGGTGGGATCCACCTCCAACATCAGACCCCGGTCGCCACCACCATCCCAGGCGGCCTCACCCCGGGCCATGCGACGACGGTGTTGCCCACTGCGCAACAGGTCCAGGTCGCGGCGCCAAGGTGCCAGACCACGGTCGCCACCCAACGCCGCCCCCGCATCGGTCCCTGACTCGGCCACCGAAAACACCAACAGTTCCGAACGCGCCTCCTCGTCGGCCCCATCACAAATCAATGCCAGTGCCGCCGCTGTCACCACCTCCAACGAGCCAATATTGCGAACGGCGGGAGGATCACCCAGGAGTTGTCTGGCGGCACCCGCCGAGAGGTCTCCGATCAACGAGTCGACCACTGCTTTGGTGACGAACTGGTTGGTCAGCTTGTCCCCGTTCTCTCTCGTGGCGCGATCGAGTTCGGCAAGGCCCGCCTGCACCCGACCTGCCATCACCAACGCACGACCCAGCAGCATGCGGGCCTGCGTGAGGCCGAACGGATCACCCAACGGCCCAAGCAGTTCCACCGCCCGCTCGGCACCCGTCAACGCCACGTCGGTGGCGCCCCGCCACAGATCGACCTGAGCGAGGACCGACACCATCATCCCCTCGGCCCAGGCGTTGTCGCTGAGCCGGGCCTCCTCCAACACCACCTCGGCCACCTCGGCAGCCGCCTCGGCGAACCCGTTATGGAACAGCAGGTTGGCCTCCAGCCCCAATGACCACATCATGCCGGTGCGATCCCCGACCGCCTCGAACATCCGGACGGAGGCCTCGATGCGGCGCTCGCCCTCCTCGATACGCCCCAACATGAAGGCTATCCAGGCCAGGTGTTGGGTGGCCCAGGCCTCGCCCTGGGGATTCCCAAGCCGGTGGTAAAGATCAAGCGCCTGAGTCGCCGGTTGTTCTGCATCTGCCACCGCCCCGCTGAACAGACGGATCATCGCCTGCATGCGGTAGGCCTCCGCCAGTTCGGCGGTGGCGCCGACACCGACCAGCGCCTCCAACGCCTCCCCGGCCAGCCGGCCGGCCCGTTCGAAGCGACCCCGACGGCGCTCCAAATCGGATCG
Above is a genomic segment from Candidatus Microthrix parvicella Bio17-1 containing:
- a CDS encoding helix-turn-helix domain-containing protein; its protein translation is MATETDRRTRKRIARRRELLDIAADLWDEGGPEALTLAAIGERADLTAPSLYTYFPSKSAIVAALQREALEVLAQVAREAVGSWQAPADAEPQAVALARLVAFSDLTMSGPAKYPREFGLQQRLMANPGLQDLDDAAGVLPAALGALTVPVQLIDQAVRAGALGDAGAGASADSGDSSMVRAVRWLAALNGVLATDSLPVGVPADGHTMGRLLSGDLLRGWGANPERLTEAVALADDWKIR
- a CDS encoding penicillin acylase family protein, whose amino-acid sequence is MRDTMQQTGDDTYEATLRRTTGGVAHIEGKTWGDVGFGQGLACAQDNLAIIADQLVKVRSSLAAHHGPGAADANVASDLGYLALDVLGRGRAMREAQPSHVREIITGYVAGYNQVAAEAQHSGGAAAWACNCDGSPARWIEPVGEEVFYAYFADVAMMASGRNLVSLIGRAEAPGPEGPVPASPDSALGQTAPGASNGWAVGGDVTASGHGMVLGNPHFPWYGEARFWECHLTLPGELDVYGVSLLGLPGVQIGFNRTLAWTHTFSGGSRFTLSRLELHPGEPTRYRFGDEVRDMTSAWYSVDVLAPDGSIEPVERTLWRTHHGPMVNLPLLGWGNEVGFAYRDANDTNTAVLEQFVAANRCADVAELRATYTRLDAMPWANTLAADTSGAAWYADASATPHLSSAAQARFTGRLSEDLVAALLYENRVALTDGSDPDDDWLDHPEAARPGLEPFDRHPQLLRRDILVNANDSHWLSHPDDPLEGYSVLCGLERTPLSLRTRQNLRLAQALTQRGGVDVTDLIAAVLDGASLSAELLKDEVVTVCRAEGRAEVADVLTAWGDTAGLNDPGTALWREIMATIGAADLRNAGTLFKVPFDPAAPLETPSGLATDHGALLRAVDAAVVALGCAGVVLNTALSECQWADRNGKRVPVPGGSEGEGVLNVLGPSGALSLATRQPLPTVKDPIAERAATSGLAQGGYQVTYGATFLFAVELTTNGPIGWGVLASGQSGDPKSAHHADGARAFAAGDLRPLLFTDTDIGCDPNLTSQVVAGTRPT
- the gluQRS gene encoding tRNA glutamyl-Q(34) synthetase GluQRS yields the protein MANGRFAPSPSGPLHLGNLRTAMLAWLFARSSNGRFAMRMEDLTTGAAPVAEAEQLGDLAEIGLTWDGPITRQSEHADRYRSALTQLEDEGRTYPCFCSRREIREAAAAPHGEVGLGAYPGSCRTLGSVERERRAESRPPALRLDAGAAEVQVTDALKGPLTSTVDDFVLRRGDGVAAYNLAVVVDDAAEGVEQVVRGDDLWTSTPRQVLLGRLLGLPIPNFAHVPLVLGPGGERLAKRDGAVTLADRKALGETPAEVRAALARSLGLAKPGEEPAMAQLIARFDPARLPVETWAFHAGR
- a CDS encoding FAD-dependent oxidoreductase is translated as MVNSTEPIDADVVVVGGGIVGLAVAWAARQRHPNRRIVVLEQEHEPAHHQSGRNSGVLHSGLYYRPGSSKAELAVRGRAALVEFAVEHRIPHRIGGKVVVATRLDQRARLDELARRGAANGVQADRLGPNGIADHEPHAVGIAGLFVPETGVIDYRAVVRRLAELGPDDLRLGWKVIELVDERSGVSIHTDHGTVRAGQVVACAGLWADKLATGAVAPMPGPDRPGGPQPPNPPDTRPGRNWLRIVAFRGEYHRLGERAGDLVRELIYPVPDPDLPFLGVHLSRGVDGEVHAGPNAVLALARDGYTWGRVDPAEVAGLAINPALWRLAGRYWRVGIDEVIRSWSRRRFADSVSELVPEITADDLTPSPAGVRAQALRRDGSLVDDFVLARTGRITHVLNAPSPAATASLAIGERVAEELR
- a CDS encoding peroxiredoxin — translated: MAVRLGDEAPDFTADTTDGELRFHEWKGDSWAVLFSHPKDFTPVCTTELGTVAKLKDEFEKRNTKVIGLSVDPIEDHHEWAKDIEETQGAALNFPMIADPDRVVADLYDMIHPNASNTLTVRSVFVIGPDNTVKLTLTYPASTGRNFQELLRVIDSLQLTSERKVATPADWTDGDRAIIVPALSNEDAKELFPQGWEEQKPYLRLVDLNG